GCGCCGGCCTTCGGCTGCATGGGGACATGGACAAAGGCCGGCTGGTAGCCGGTCGCCTCGGGGGCAGCGGCCGGGACCGGCGCCTGGGGCGGCGGCGGAACGGCCGCCGGCAAGGGGCTTTCCTCATGCCGCCAGCGGGCCTCGACGCCGGCGTCCGGCACCGCCCCGGGCTTGGTGCCAGGCGCCTCGGCCGCCTCCGCCGGTGCCGCTCCGCCGGCGTCCCAGCTGCTGGCGGCATGGAGGGCGATCACCTTGTGCATGAGCGGGCCGTCCACCTGCCGGCAGCCGTCGCCGAAGGCGGCCAGGAGGGCGGCGTCGCACAAGGCGCTCACCAGCCGCGGGATGCCTTGGCTCTGCCGGCTCACCAGCTCCAGCGCGGCGGGCGTGAAGACGGCTGCCGGCTCGGCGGCGCCGGCCAGGTGCAGGCGATGGAGGATGTAGGCGGCCACCTCATGGGGCGGCAGGGCGGCCAAGTGGCAGGCGACGCCGATCCGCTGCCGCAGGGAGGCAAGCTCCGGCTGGCCCAGTGCCTCCCGCAGGGCCGGCTGGCCGGCCAGGAGGATCTGGATGAGGAACCGGTCCCCCTGCTGGCGGCTCCCGAGCATCCGCAGCTCGTCGAGGCTGTCCGCCGGCAGGCTCTGGGCCTCGTCCACCACCAGGAGCACCGGGCGGCCTTGCCGGTTCAGATCCGCCACCGCCTGGTCCAGGGCCCGCAGGTTGGCGGCCTTGCTGTCCGCCACCGGGCCACCCAGGTCGGCCACGATGGCGGCGATCAGCTCGGCCGGGCTCAGGTTGGGGCTCTCCAGGAGCACCAGGGCCCGGCGGTCGTCCAACTGGCCGCAAAGAGCCCGGACGATGGTGGTCTTGCCGCAGCCCGGGGCACCGGTGAGCAGCATGAGGCCGGCATTGTCCTGAAGTCCGTAGGTCAGGTGGGCCAGGGCCTCGTCGTGGTCCGGGCTGGCGTAGAGGAAGAAGGGATCGGCGGTGAGGGCAAAGGGACGCCGGGTGAGGCCGAAAAGGCTCTGGTACATGATCAGATCTCCTTGCACAAAAGGCGGCAGCGTTACCGGGCTGGCTTTCCGTTGTCCCGGCCGTTGGTTGGGGCGGCGTTCAGGACCGTGCCCAGCACCTTGCCCCGGGGCAGAATCTTCACGGCCTCCCGGACCTGTCCCTGGCTGGTGCGGCCGGCGCGGGCCACCAGGAGGATGGCGTCCACGTAGTCGGAGCAGATGAGGGTGTCCGGACAGCCGGACAGGCTGGGGGCGTCGAAAACGATCACCCGGTCCGGATAGCGCTCTTTCAGCTCCCGCACCAGGGCCTCCATGCGGGGCGAGCCCAGCACCTCCGGCGCCTGGGGCAGCAGACCGCCGGCGGGCAGGAGGGTCAGCTTGTCGATGCCGGGGTTGACGAACACCTCCTCCAGACTCACCCGGTCCTCGAAATGGGCCACCAGACCCACCACCGGTGGCGGCAGGGCGAAGAGCCGCTCCAGGGTCGGCCGCCGGAAGTCCAGCCCCACCAAAAGGGTGGTTTGCCGGGCGTCCAGGGAGATGCTCACCGCCAGGTTGGCGGCAACGGTGCTGGCGCCGTGGCCATGGCCGAAGCCGGTGACGAGCAGGGTGCTGAGCCGGCCAGCCCGCAGCCGCTGCAGCACCTGGGTGCGCAGCAGCCTGATCTCGTCCGCCATGCGGTGGCCGGGATCGACGGCGAAGATCCGGTTGCCGGCCAGGGTGGCGGCAGCCACCGGCTGCACCCGGGTGCGGGTGTAGACCGGCACCGGGGCCGCCCGGCAGGCGTGGCGCTCGGCCGCCACCGGGGCCGGTCGCCCGGCCACGGCAAGCGGATTCGGCTCCATGCCGGCCCGGCGGAGAATCTCCTTGACGTTGTACATGACGAGCGTCCTCCCGAATGAGCGAAGCGAATGTCGAAGGCGCCGGCGTGACGCCCGGCGTTTCTTGAGAGCGGTCCCATAGATCTCATAGGTCCCATAAGTCCTTTAGGTCCCACAGGTCCATGGGAGCTATGGGAATCATGGGAATCATGGGACCTGGGGGCTGCCATGCGCGGGGCGCACCCGATCATTCTGCGGTTCGCCCTGCACCTGTGATCCCTGGCTCCTGCGCCGCCTCG
This genomic interval from Thermodesulfobacteriota bacterium contains the following:
- a CDS encoding AAA family ATPase yields the protein MYQSLFGLTRRPFALTADPFFLYASPDHDEALAHLTYGLQDNAGLMLLTGAPGCGKTTIVRALCGQLDDRRALVLLESPNLSPAELIAAIVADLGGPVADSKAANLRALDQAVADLNRQGRPVLLVVDEAQSLPADSLDELRMLGSRQQGDRFLIQILLAGQPALREALGQPELASLRQRIGVACHLAALPPHEVAAYILHRLHLAGAAEPAAVFTPAALELVSRQSQGIPRLVSALCDAALLAAFGDGCRQVDGPLMHKVIALHAASSWDAGGAAPAEAAEAPGTKPGAVPDAGVEARWRHEESPLPAAVPPPPQAPVPAAAPEATGYQPAFVHVPMQPKAGA
- a CDS encoding exopolysaccharide biosynthesis protein produces the protein MYNVKEILRRAGMEPNPLAVAGRPAPVAAERHACRAAPVPVYTRTRVQPVAAATLAGNRIFAVDPGHRMADEIRLLRTQVLQRLRAGRLSTLLVTGFGHGHGASTVAANLAVSISLDARQTTLLVGLDFRRPTLERLFALPPPVVGLVAHFEDRVSLEEVFVNPGIDKLTLLPAGGLLPQAPEVLGSPRMEALVRELKERYPDRVIVFDAPSLSGCPDTLICSDYVDAILLVARAGRTSQGQVREAVKILPRGKVLGTVLNAAPTNGRDNGKPAR